A window from Bufo bufo chromosome 1, aBufBuf1.1, whole genome shotgun sequence encodes these proteins:
- the LOC120995143 gene encoding zinc finger protein 2 homolog, with the protein MTKNLPPAQLTLFGSTEREENDKKLKLEYTECRGKEVPYIPIAKVTMSTSIQSLHDGMAMKLGTFPKLEVAHRTKFTVKSELDDAESCQEEPTSRKELQCGICSEKFDYVSELMFHEHTHNDSNCIECQVCGRPFQNSSNLKDHYNVHTDERPYKCELCAKAFTQSSSLLTHKRTHVLAKTYKCDICEKLFKDASNFLKHKRLHSQPEDLKNQEQVSSTLLSEKPYGCSYCEKAFKRTSDLKDHERVHTGERPYRCRICGKCFTQSSVLTGHMRIHTGEKPFHCNVCGKTFNNSSNFKKHQRTHSVQDIIAKVKMEDNISHSKQPLRIQNSMSYPNGVGAFLYKTDIGRMVLNDEDFKFVSEKKIPEESNKKLTLNELTPSVMSSSFKERQPFKIADIKAEQMMCFQGEVDLTSECSIVNGEIVFHSSVEGHVKPKFSRSPTHERSNTTSSEAGNINCYTKRAQDAYVEISDTTDDESDGDAVVDLAKCSFQYQMKDPKTKEETNLKGIKSPNEKTTLADELIQGDNENCQENIESDLPCSVSDVAEDQEDLLIERTMEGWDSPIDNSDQDGGQYFETEAKPYICFVCAKRFKRATDLKEHLRVHTGERPFVCQVCSKGFTQSSALSSHQRIHTGEKPFQCDVCYKRFNNSSNFSKHKRVHTGERPHNCPLCGKSFQEKRRVKRHLKAVHHILD; encoded by the coding sequence ATGACAAAAAATCTACCGcctgctcaacttacattgttTGGCAGCACAGAAAGAGAAGAAAATGATAAGAAGCTAAAATTAGAGTATACTGAATGTCGTGGAAAAGAAGTACCATACATACCAATCGCCAAGGTAACGATGAGCACATCCATACAAAGCCTTCACGATGGGATGGCGATGAAGTTGGGAACCTTTCCCAAGTTAGAAGTTGCACATCGTACAAAATTCACAGTTAAAAGCGAGCTTGATGATGCTGAAAGTTGTCAGGAAGAACCTACCTCAAGGAAGGAACTCCAATGTGGCATCTGTTCCGAGAAATTCGATTACGTGTCTGAGCTGATGTTTCACGAACACACGCACAACGACAGTAATTGTATTGAATGTCAGGTCTGTGGACGTCCATTTCAGAATAGTTCTAACCTGAAAGACCACTATAACGTCCACACAGATGAACGTCCATATAAATGTGAACTATGTGCCAAagctttcacccagtcttcctctTTATTAACCCATAAACGCACTCACGTCCTAGCAAAAACATACAAGTGTGATATATGTGAAAAGCTCTTCAAAGACGCATCAAACTTTCTAAAACATAAACGCCTCCATAGTCAGCCTGAAGATCTAAAAAATCAAGAACAGGTAAGCAGTACATTACTGTCCGAAAAGCCATACGGATGTTCATATTGTGAAAAGGCCTTTAAGCGCACTTCGGATTTGAAAGACCATGAGCGGGTTCACACCGGAGAACGACCCTACCGGTGCAGAATATGTGGCAAATGCTTCACTCAGTCTTCAGTGTTAACGGGACATATGCGAATTCACACCGGAGAGAAGCCATTTCACTGCAACGTCTGCGGTAAAACTTTTAACAATTCTTCCAATTTTAAGAAGCACCAGCGTACACATTCAGTGCAAGATATCATTGCAAAAGTGAAAATGGAAGATAATATCTCTCATTCCAAACAGCCACTTCGAATTCAAAATAGCATGAGCTATCCGAATGGCGTGGGTGCATTTTTATACAAAACGGATATAGGGAGAATGGTGCTAAATGACGAAGATTTCAAATTCGTTTCCGAAAAGAAAATCCCTGAAGAAAGTAACAAGAAATTAACACTAAATGAACTCACCCCTTCAGTAATGTCAAGTAGCTTTAAAGAGAGACAACCTTTCAAAATTGCCGATATTAAGGCAGAACAAATGATGTGCTTTCAGGGTGAAGTAGACCTGACTTCAGAGTGCTCCATCGTAAACGGTGAAATTGTATTTCACAGTAGTGTTGAGGGACACGTTAAACCAAAGTTTTCGAGGTCTCCCACTCATGAACGTAGCAACACTACATCCTCTGAAGCTGGCAACATCAACTGTTACACTAAAAGAGCGCAAGACGCATATGTGGAAATATCTGATACTACTGACGATGAAAGTGATGGCGATGCTGTTGTTGATCTTGCCAAATGTTCATTTCAATACCAGATGAAGGATCCTAAGACTAAAGAGGAAACAAACCTGAAAGGTATCAAGTCGCCAAATGAAAAAACCACCCTTGCCGATGAGTTAATTCAAGGCGACAATGAAAACTGCCAAGAAAATATCGAGAGCGATTTACCCTGCAGTGTTTCCGACGTGGCGGAAGATCAGGAAGACCTGCTCATAGAAAGAACTATGGAGGGTTGGGACTCTCCCATCGATAACTCTGACCAAGATGGGGGCCAATACTTTGAAACAGAAGCCAAACCCTACATTTGTTTTGTGTGCGCGAAAAGATTTAAAAGGGCTACAGACTTAAAAGAGCATTTGAGGGTTCACACGGGTGAAAGGCCTTTCGTCTGTCAAGTTTGCAGCAAAGGATTCACCCAGTCTTCGGCTCTCTCTAGTCACCAACGTATCCATACCGGTGAAAAGCCTTTTCAGTGTGACGTGTGCTACAAAAGGTTTAATAATTCTTCCAACTTTTCTAAGCATAAGAGGGTGCACACCGGAGAGCGACCACATAATTGCCCACTTTGCGGGAAGAGCTTTCAGGAAAAGCGCAGAGTGAAGAGACATTTAAAAGCTGTCCACCACATCCTCGACTAA